One Cervus canadensis isolate Bull #8, Minnesota chromosome 1, ASM1932006v1, whole genome shotgun sequence genomic window carries:
- the LOC122441990 gene encoding keratin, type I microfibrillar 48 kDa, component 8C-1-like, whose protein sequence is MSYNFCLPNLSFRSSCSSRPCVPSSCCGTTLPGACNIPANVGSCNWFCEGSFNGNEKETMQFLNDRLASYLEKVRQLERENAELESRILERSQQQEPLVCPNYQSYFQTIEELQQKILANKAENARLVVQIDNAKLAADDFRTKYQTELGLRQLVESDINGLRRILDELTLCKSDLEAQVESLKEELIYLKSNHEQEVNTLRSQLGDRLNVEVDAAPTVDLNRVLNETRAQYEALVETNRRDVEEWYIRQTEELNKQVVSSSEQLQSCQAEIIELRRTVNALEVELQAQHNLRDSLENTLTETEARYSSQLAQVQGLIGNVESQLAEIRSDLERQNQEYQVLLDVRARLECEINTYRGLLDSEDCKLPCNPCATTNASSIGSCITNPCNPCGSRSRFGPC, encoded by the exons ATGTCTTACAACTTCTGCCTGCCCAACCTGAGCTTCCGCTCCAGCTGCTCCTCCAGGCCCTGCGTGCCCTCCAGCTGCTGTGGCACCACCCTGCCCGGGGCCTGCAACATCCCCGCCAACGTGGGCAGCTGCAACTGGTTCTGCGAGGGCTCCTTCAATGGCAACGAGAAGGAGACCATGCAGTTCCTGAACGACCGGCTGGCCAGCTACCTGGAGAAGGTGCGGCAGCTGGAGCGGGAGAATGCGGAGCTAGAGAGCCGCATCCTGGAGCGGAGCCAGCAGCAGGAGCCCCTCGTGTGCCCCAACTACCAGTCCTACTTCCAGACCATCGAGGAGCTCCAGCAGAAG ATCCTGGCCAACAAGGCAGAGAATGCCAGGCTGGTGGTGCAGATCGACAATGCCAAGCTGGCTGCGGACGACTTCAGGACCAA GTACCAGACGGAGCTGGGCTTGAGGCAGCTGGTGGAGTCAGACATCAATGGCCTGCGTAGGATCCTGGATGAGCTGACCCTGTGCAAGTCCGACCTGGAGGCCCAGGTGGAGTCCCTGAAGGAGGAGCTGATCTACCTCAAGAGCAACCATGAGCAG GAAGTCAACACCCTGCGGAGCCAGCTGGGAGACCGCCTCAACGTGGAGGTGGATGCCGCCCCCACTGTGGACCTCAACCGTGTGCTCAATGAGACCAGGGCTCAGTACGAGGCCTTGGTGGAGACCAACCGCAGGGACGTGGAGGAATGGTACATCAGGCAG ACTGAGGAGCTGAACAAGCAGGTGGTGTCCAGCTCAGAGCAGCTGCAGTCCTGCCAGGCAGAGATCATCGAGCTGAGACGCACGGTCAACGCCCTGGAGGTGGAACTTCAGGCCCAGCACAACCTG AGAGACTCCCTGGAGAACACCCTGACAGAGACGGAGGCCCGCTACAGCTCCCAGCTGGCCCAGGTGCAGGGCCTGATTGGCAACGTGGAGTCACAGCTGGCAGAGATCAGGAGTGACCTGGAGCGGCAGAACCAGGAGTACCAGGTGCTGCTGGATGTGCGGGCCCGGCTGGAGTGTGAGATCAACACGTACCGGGGACTGCTGGACAGCGAGGACTGCAA GCTGCCCTGCAACCCCTGTGCCACGACCAACGCGTCATCAATTGGGTCCTGCATCACCAATCCCTGCAACCCCTGTGGCTCCCGCTCCCGCTTTGGGCCCTGCTAG